One genomic window of Metopolophium dirhodum isolate CAU chromosome 4, ASM1992520v1, whole genome shotgun sequence includes the following:
- the LOC132943382 gene encoding N-acetylgalactosaminyltransferase 7, translated as MSLRFRIIQLKRNKFAKISIGTFIILLLLLALYKRSESIQNSHESTLSKHSRFSNQVPIYRDQISGNFEYSTSTNKPGPGEKGKAHHVPSDRENEALQSLSEYGMNMACSDDISLNRSIPDHREEECKYWTYPEQLPRTSVIIVFHNEGWSSLLRTVHSILNRTPPQFLEEILLVDDFSSKENLKKKLEYYIEKFNGKVRLIRNSEREGLIRTRSKGASNARGEVILFLDAHCEVGYNWLPPLIAPIARDRKIMTVPVIDGIDHNTWEYRPVYEKDHLFRGIFEWGMLYKEIEIPAQEERKRIYKSEPYKSPTHAGGLFAIDRNYFLELGAYDPGLLVWGGENFELSFKIWQCGGSIEWVPCSRVGHVYRGFMPYNFGELGKKVKGPLITYNYKRVIETWFDNKHKEFFYTREPLARYLDMGDISKQLELKDKLQCKDFSWFMENVAYDVYTKFPELPPNLYWGELRNIGKTTCLDTRGHQPPSLVGLELCHGQGNNQLFRLNTKGQLSVGERCIFADRQNVKLVVCPLGTVDGPWQYESTNKLLLHSITRKCLSVHPSSDQVILTPCDSNNANQQWIFKQVVPSWTS; from the exons ATGTCTTTAAGATTTAGAATTATTCAGCTAAAGCGCAATAAATTTGCCAAAATTAGTATTGGAACTTTTATTATCTTACTATTACTATTGGCATTATATAAACGTTCAGAAAGTATACAAAACTCACACGAATCAACACTTTCTAAACATTCTAGATTTTCAAATCAG gTACCAATTTACCGTGATCAAATTTCTGGTAATTTTGAGTATTCTACTTCTACTAATAAACCGGGTCCTGGGGAAAAAGGTAAAGCTCACCATGTACCAAGTGATAGAGAAAATGAAGCATTGCAATCCCTATCCGAATATGGCATGAACATGGCTTGCTCAGACGATATCTCTCTAAATAGATCAATTCCAGATCACCGCGAGGAgga GTGTAAATATTGGACTTATCCAGAACAATTACCACGTACTAgtgtaataatagtatttcaTAATGAAGGTTGGTCATCTTTATTGAGAACTGTCCACAGTATTCTTAATAGAACTCCACCTCAATTTTTGGAAGAAATTCTTTTGGTTGATGACTTTAGTAGTAAAg aaaatttaaaaaagaaactagaatattatattgaaaagttTAATGGTAAAGTAAGATTAATTAGAAATTCTGAACGTGAAGGACTGATTAGAACACGATCAAAGGGTGCTTCAAATGCTAGGGGGGAAGTAATTTTATTCTTAGACGCTCATTGCGAAGTTGGATACAATTGGTTACCACCATTAATTGCACCGATTGCCCGAGATAG AAAAATTATGACAGTTCCTGTGATTGATGGAATTGATCATAATACTTGGGAGTATCGTCCAGTTTACGAAAAAGATCATTTATTCCGTGGTATATTTGAATGGGGTATGCTGTATAAAGAAATTGAAATACCTGCTCAAGAAGAAcgaaaaagaatttacaaaagTGAaccttataa gtCGCCAACTCACGCAGGTGGTCTTTTTGCCATtgatagaaattattttcttgaacTTGGAGCATATGATCCTGGGTTACTTGTTTGGGGAGGAGAAAATTTTGAATTGTCGTTTAAa atTTGGCAGTGTGGTGGTAGCATTGAATGGGTCCCTTGTTCCCGAGTTGGACATGTTTACCGTGGATTTATGCCATATAACTTTGGAGAACTTGGCAAAAAGGTCAAAGGACCTTTGATaacatat aACTACAAACGTGTAATTGAGACATGGTTTGATAATAAACATAAAGAATTCTTTTATACTCGTGAACCATTAGCGCGCTACTTAGACATGGGTGATATATCTAAACAATTGGAATTGAAGGATAAACTGCAATGCAAAGATTTTTCATGGTTCATGGAAAATGTTGCATATGATGTGTATACAAAGTTTCCTGAACTTCCACCAAATCTATACTGGGGGGaa ttacgAAATATCGGCAAAACAACTTGTCTAGATACCAGAGGTCATCAACCACCATCATTAGTAGGCTTAGAGTTATGTCACGGACAAGGAAATAATcag cTTTTTAGATTGAATACAAAAGGACAGCTTAGCGTCGGTGAGCGTTGTATTTTTGCTGATcgacaaaatgtaaaattagtTGTATGTCCATTAGGAACTGTTGATGGGCCATGGCAATATGAATct ACTAACAAGTTGTTACTACATTCAATAACAAGGAAGTGTCTTAGTGTTCATCCATCATCCGATCAAGTAATATTAACACCGTGTGATTCTAATAATGCTAATCAACAGTGGATATTTAAACAAGTTGTGCCAAGTTGGACAAGTTAA